A region from the Halomarina litorea genome encodes:
- a CDS encoding serine hydrolase domain-containing protein: protein MPTRDDLRSLFEYHLESGLHHGAQLAVYHEGELVADLAGGVTGPDGDPTTADRPHVLFSCTKPFSGVCVHHLADHGHLDYDDPVADHWPEFAEPGTKKAEVTVRHVLSHQAGLPQAGIDGRPGDWDDPDAVAASLEEAELAFDPGETAAYHALTYGWLVGELVRRVSGTPIDEYAADHVFSPLGMDDTTIGNASDEVATLVGFDPFDRCRESAAGLGTMTNAEAAATFNDPTVRGAVAPAATGVGTARDMARFYACLVNGGELDGTRILSRAAVEEALTQQVRVPRDGTLGVPRRYALGFERGGEVEDKYGTLSPESVFGHGGLGSIVGWGDSEAGLGVAYVTNGIRDEYEHATRASTIADGVRRTLSLY from the coding sequence ATGCCAACACGGGACGACCTCCGCTCGCTGTTCGAGTACCACCTCGAGTCGGGACTCCACCACGGCGCACAACTCGCCGTCTACCACGAGGGGGAACTCGTCGCCGACCTCGCCGGGGGCGTCACCGGCCCCGACGGCGACCCGACGACGGCCGACCGCCCCCACGTCCTCTTCTCCTGTACCAAACCCTTCTCCGGGGTCTGCGTCCACCACCTCGCCGACCACGGCCACCTCGACTACGACGACCCGGTCGCGGACCACTGGCCCGAGTTCGCCGAACCGGGCACGAAGAAAGCCGAGGTGACGGTGCGACACGTCCTCTCGCATCAGGCCGGCCTCCCGCAGGCGGGCATCGACGGCCGCCCCGGCGACTGGGACGACCCCGACGCGGTCGCCGCGTCGCTGGAGGAGGCGGAACTCGCCTTCGACCCCGGCGAGACGGCCGCCTACCACGCGCTCACCTACGGGTGGCTGGTCGGCGAACTCGTCCGACGCGTGTCCGGAACGCCCATCGACGAGTACGCCGCGGACCACGTCTTCTCTCCCCTCGGGATGGACGACACGACCATCGGGAACGCGAGCGACGAGGTGGCCACTCTCGTCGGGTTCGACCCGTTCGACCGCTGCCGGGAGTCGGCGGCGGGCCTCGGGACGATGACCAACGCGGAGGCCGCGGCGACGTTCAACGACCCCACGGTGCGGGGGGCGGTCGCCCCCGCCGCCACCGGCGTCGGGACGGCCCGCGACATGGCGCGGTTCTACGCCTGTCTCGTCAACGGCGGCGAACTCGACGGCACTCGAATCCTCAGTCGGGCGGCCGTCGAGGAGGCACTCACCCAGCAGGTGCGGGTCCCGCGCGACGGCACCCTCGGCGTCCCGCGGCGTTACGCGCTGGGGTTCGAACGCGGCGGCGAGGTGGAGGACAAGTACGGCACGCTCTCGCCGGAGTCCGTCTTCGGCCACGGCGGCCTCGGGAGCATCGTCGGGTGGGGCGACTCCGAGGCCGGACTGGGCGTCGCGTACGTCACCAACGGCATCCGCGACGAGTACGAACACGCCACCCGCGCGAGCACTATCGCGGACGGCGTCCGGCGGACGCTCTCGCTGTACTGA
- a CDS encoding alpha/beta fold hydrolase, translating to MPTARSDGVDIRYETTGDGPAVLFLNDVGYGAWLWGWQHAALAGPFETLTVDPRGTGDSDAPPGPYDVATLAADVEAVLRDHGVSRVHLVGAGLGGMVALAYAREYGRARSLVLLDTALSGEAVDEGMLDVMAGRGPDSLAPCFSESFFETQREVVAGIEKWREDDDARSEGRAAQAAAMLEFACDAPYEVTLPALVCHGADDPVVPVTAGRELADALPQGTFTEVPGRHLAFVESSRVANDAIAGFLERVTE from the coding sequence ATGCCCACCGCGAGGTCGGACGGCGTCGACATCCGCTACGAGACGACCGGCGACGGTCCCGCCGTTCTCTTCCTGAACGACGTCGGCTACGGCGCGTGGCTCTGGGGGTGGCAACACGCCGCCCTCGCCGGCCCCTTCGAGACGCTCACCGTCGACCCGCGCGGGACCGGCGACTCGGACGCTCCGCCCGGTCCGTACGACGTGGCGACGCTCGCCGCCGACGTGGAGGCGGTCCTGCGCGACCACGGCGTCTCCCGGGTCCACCTCGTCGGCGCGGGACTGGGCGGGATGGTCGCGCTGGCGTACGCCCGCGAGTACGGGCGCGCGCGGAGCCTCGTCCTCCTCGACACCGCGCTCTCGGGCGAGGCGGTGGACGAGGGGATGCTCGACGTGATGGCCGGGCGGGGTCCCGACTCGCTCGCGCCGTGTTTCTCGGAGTCGTTCTTCGAGACGCAACGGGAGGTGGTGGCGGGCATCGAGAAGTGGCGCGAGGACGACGACGCGAGGAGCGAGGGCCGCGCGGCGCAGGCGGCGGCGATGCTCGAGTTCGCCTGTGACGCGCCCTACGAGGTGACCCTCCCGGCGCTGGTCTGTCACGGGGCCGACGACCCCGTCGTGCCCGTCACGGCGGGTCGAGAACTGGCCGACGCCCTCCCGCAGGGGACGTTCACCGAGGTGCCGGGCCGGCACCTCGCGTTCGTGGAGTCCTCGCGGGTGGCCAACGACGCCATCGCGGGCTTCCTCGAGCGCGTGACCGAGTAG
- a CDS encoding HalOD1 output domain-containing protein, producing MTPETCDVYSADGHPISGTVISGIARTLDTDPFDLRPLHDAVDPDALDALFATRRERSVGGRNYVRFTSNGCRVLVTRDGEVRVRRART from the coding sequence ATGACCCCGGAGACGTGTGACGTCTATTCGGCCGACGGCCACCCCATTAGCGGAACCGTCATCTCGGGTATCGCCCGGACGCTCGATACGGACCCGTTCGACCTGCGGCCGTTGCACGACGCGGTCGACCCGGACGCACTGGACGCCCTCTTCGCCACCCGGCGCGAGAGGTCGGTGGGCGGGCGGAACTACGTCCGGTTCACGAGCAACGGCTGTCGCGTGCTGGTCACGCGCGACGGCGAGGTGCGCGTGCGCCGCGCACGGACCTGA